The Impatiens glandulifera chromosome 3, dImpGla2.1, whole genome shotgun sequence genome contains a region encoding:
- the LOC124932162 gene encoding protein EMSY-LIKE 3-like, producing the protein MDYNDSSGTDDDLPPQRRNRFPQGGRTIGNSISGIQGSARYPQMHSEMESQIHIIEQEAYISILRAFKAQSDAITWEKESLITELRKELRVSDEEHRHLLSKVNGDDTIGRIREWRKTGGVRSSAQQQPVHDPVPSPTVSASHKKQKTSQSVVVASMPLDAPIPTFRKSMPPSLALKQGPGSTPRGKKSKSIPEDIMWDVENRGIISNQSGGTAPGHGSKKSSYVGTTKGPTKKKQFFSSGNPEKSSLTDIELLHTDTLIKQVEKVFSASQPNPADIEKARKALKEHEEALINAIARLEDASDGESGQREKKICGLNEETDEGRGNEEGSDGNHQATKAGIVGTGNGHDNH; encoded by the exons ATGGATTACAACGATAGCAGTG GTACAGATGATGACCTCCCTCCTCAACGTCGCAACAGATTCCCTCAGGGAGGTCGAACTATTGGAAATTCAATATCTGGAATCCAAGGAAGTGCTAGATATCCGCAGATGCATAGTGAGATGGAGAGCCAGATCCACATTATAGAACAAGAGGCTTATATTTCAATCCTGCGGGCATTTAAAGCTCAATCTGACGCTATTACATGG GAGAAAGAAAGCTTAATCACGGAACTTAGGAAAGAACTTAGAGTGTCGGATGAAGAGCATAGACATCTCCTATCCAAGGTTAATGGTGATGACACCATCGGAAGGATAAg AGAATGGAGGAAAACTGGTGGAGTTCGCAGTAGTGCCCAACAGCAGCCTGTACATGATCCTGTCCCAAGCCCGACTGTTTCTGCCTCACATAAGAAACAAAAGACATCACAATCAGTAGTAGTAGCTTCTATGCCACTCGATGCTCCAATACCAACATTTCGTAAATCCATGCCACCATCTTTGGCGTTGAAACAAGGCCCTGGTTCAACTCCCAGGGGCAAGAAATCAAAATCA ATACCAGAAGACATTATGTGGGATGTTGAGAATCGGGGTATTATTTCCAACCAATCTGGTGGCACTGCTCCTGGCCATGGATCTAAGAAGTCCTCGTATGTTGGGACAACAAAAGGCCCAACCAAGAAGAAACAGTTTTTTTCATCAGGAAACCCTGAGAAGAGCTCGTTGACTGACATTGAATTGCTTCATACAGATACTCTTATTAAGCAG GTGGAGAAGGTTTTCAGTGCAAGCCAACCAAATCCAGCAGAcatagagaaagcaagaaaAGCCCTTAAA GAGCATGAAGAAGCCCTGATCAACGCCATTGCACGACTTGAAGATGCATCCGATGGAGAAAGTG GtcaaagagagaagaaaatttGTGGATTAAATGAAGAGACAGATGAaggtagaggaaatgaagaaggTTCTGATGGCAATCATCAAGCAACCAAAGCTGGAATAGTAGGAACAGGAAATGGTCATGACAACCATTAA
- the LOC124932212 gene encoding FT-interacting protein 4-like — protein MYKPPPLPAEFATKATSPRISGSGTGNMFGRDKFTSTHDLVEQMDYLFVRIVKAKELDRIGGCDPYVEVKLGNYKGTTKHFEKKSNPEWNEVFAFSQDQLQATSVEIVVKDKDLVLDDFIGRLQFELIDTPKRIPPDSPLAPVWHRLEDKQGNKIRTGEIMLAIWRGTQADEAFTDAWHSDAVTATKFENVARIRGKVYHAPKLWYVRVNVIGCQDLIPNEKGRVPDVCVQAIIGNQILRTKPSKGLCPLWNEDLLFVAAEPFEEQLILIVEDKIENNKNDVLGKCAVRLQTFPKRLDNKPVPARWQDLEKHHAAVEGEKAKKFASKIHLRVCLEGGYHVLDESINYISDTRPTARQLWKPSIGLLELGIISATGLPPMKQPPATDAFCVAKYGQKWVRTRTIINSSTPRWNEQYTWEVYDPCTVLTIGVFDNGHLNEGGKDSRIGKVRIRLSTLTTGRVYTHSYPLIVLHSSGVKKMGEIQLAVRFSCTSFVNMIQKYTQPIFPKMHYVHQLPMQQVTMLRNQATLIVSARLSRAEPPLKKEVVDYMLDVGSNIWSIRKAKANFFRVLDALSAIISVAKWFDQVCHWKNPLTTSLIHALFLILVTMPETILPTICLFISGISVWKYFKLKPSHPPHMDIHLSQAHTVGSEEHDEELDTFPTTKGPDIVRVRYDRMRSIGGKIQGIIGDFANQCERFHSLVSWRDPRASALFLVFCLVAAVILYAVPFQVVVVVAGLYVFRHPKLRRKLPPIFANYFKRLPSKSDCML, from the coding sequence atgtATAAGCCTCCACCACTCCCAGCAGAATTCGCTACAAAGGCGACGTCTCCTAGAATCTCCGGCAGCGGCACAGGCAACATGTTCGGTCGTGACAAGTTCACGTCTACTCATGACCTGGTCGAGCAGATGGATTACTTATTTGTCCGCATTGTCAAAGCAAAAGAACTAGACCGAATCGGCGGCTGCGATCCTTATGTCGAAGTAAAATTAGGAAACTACAAAGGGACAACCAAACATTTCGAAAAAAAGTCCAACCCGGAATGGAACGAAGTTTTCGCCTTCTCCCAGGATCAATTACAGGCCACCTCTGTCGAGATTGTCGTAAAAGACAAGGATCTCGTCCTGGATGATTTCATCGGCAGGCTTCAGTTCGAACTCATCGATACCCCGAAACGGATCCCACCCGACAGCCCGCTGGCTCCCGTTTGGCATAGGCTGGAAGACAAACAGGGGAACAAGATTAGAACAGGGGAGATCATGCTTGCCATATGGAGAGGAACTCAAGCGGATGAGGCTTTTACCGACGCTTGGCATTCGGATGCAGTTACAGCGACGAAATTTGAAAACGTCGCTAGAATTAGAGGAAAAGTTTATCACGCTCCTAAACTATGGTATGTTAGGGTCAACGTTATTGGTTGTCAAGATTTAATCCCAAACGAAAAGGGAAGAGTTCCTGATGTTTGTGTTCAGGCAATTATAGGAAATCAAATCTTGAGAACTAAACCATCCAAAGGCCTTTGTCCACTTTGGAACGAAGATTTGCTTTTCGTGGCGGCTGAACCTTTTGAGGAGCAGTTGATTTTGATAGTTGAAGACAAGATTGAAAACAACAAGAACGACGTTTTAGGGAAATGCGCAGTTCGTCTTCAAACATTCCCTAAGAGGCTCGACAACAAGCCCGTTCCGGCCAGGTGGCAAGATCTCGAGAAGCATCATGCTGCCGTGGAAGGAGAAAAGGCGAAGAAATTCGCTAGCAAAATCCACTTAAGGGTCTGTTTGGAAGGCGGTTACCACGTCTTGGACGAATCGATTAACTACATTAGCGACACTAGACCGACGGCTCGCCAACTTTGGAAACCGAGCATCGGGTTATTGGAATTGGGGATCATAAGCGCCACCGGCTTACCTCCTATGAAACAACCGCCGGCCACGGATGCCTTTTGCGTAGCAAAATACGGTCAAAAGTGGGTGAGGACTCGTACCATAATCAACAGCTCGACCCCGAGGTGGAACGAGCAATACACTTGGGAGGTTTACGACCCGTGCACGGTCTTAACCATAGGAGTGTTTGACAACGGTCACTTAAACGAAGGAGGAAAGGATTCGAGAATTGGGAAGGTGAGGATTCGTCTGTCGACTCTCACGACCGGGCGAGTCTACACGCATTCATACCCTCTGATCGTCTTGCATTCGTCGGGCGTGAAGAAAATGGGCGAGATCCAATTGGCGGTTAGGTTCTCGTGCACCTCGTTCGTGAACATGATCCAGAAATACACACAACCCATATTTCCGAAAATGCATTACGTTCATCAATTGCCGATGCAGCAAGTCACCATGTTGAGAAACCAGGCGACGTTAATAGTCTCTGCCAGGCTAAGCAGAGCTGAGCCTCCGTTGAAGAAGGAAGTGGTGGATTACATGCTGGACGTGGGATCGAACATTTGGAGCATTAGGAAGGCGAAAGCGAACTTCTTTAGAGTTCTAGATGCGTTAAGCGCTATAATTTCAGTTGCGAAATGGTTCGATCAGGTCTGTCATTGGAAGAATCCATTAACCACATCTTTAATCCACGCCCTGTTTTTAATCTTAGTGACGATGCCCGAAACGATCTTACCCACGATCTGTCTCTTCATTTCGGGGATTAGTGTCTGGAAATACTTCAAGTTGAAACCGAGCCACCCTCCTCACATGGACATCCACTTATCGCAAGCTCATACGGTGGGATCAGAAGAACACGACGAAGAGTTGGACACGTTTCCTACTACGAAAGGGCCTGATATCGTGAGGGTGAGGTACGATCGGATGAGGAGCATTGGGGGGAAGATTCAGGGGATAATTGGGGACTTTGCGAACCAATGCGAGAGGTT